One window of the Sparus aurata chromosome 7, fSpaAur1.1, whole genome shotgun sequence genome contains the following:
- the LOC115584316 gene encoding taste receptor type 1 member 1-like, translated as MDVFGAVVLSLGWLTLQLANGELDYISQGQGLQLQGDFVLAGLFPLHYDVESTSSLPALVNCNRGKANQHGYHLMQAMRFAVEEINNSTGPQSLLPGVKLGYQIYDGCSKSAAVLAAVDLLEQWGPLTSGTQRDKDSNFTDNGQRGLALIGPDSSSKTLTPAVLLGSYLIPQISYESSNEKLSNKFVYPSFFRTIPSDKNQVAAIIQLLVHFNWTWVAVLSSDNDYGLDGMQSLTTQAPDSGICIAYQGIIPAYSDDNKQNMRIIVQNLLKTKVNTIVVFSSKEKFSNLVPFVIEEKMTDKVWIGSEDWSASSLISSIPGVQSIGTVLGVSIKYSNISGFQEFEAKVLEDAMDQDVSRANTNSGNYCLQSTDVYNLARMGFPLEKHDVTSSANVYKATYALAHALHQALGCDSGECQRRRVYPWELLSWLKQVQFTFQNTSVYFDANGDPPTGYDIVCWIWRGPNWSVREVGSFSPNPTSLTINADLIEWHNTGESSQVPQSICSPPCPSGHRKLLTGQHTCCFDCLPCPAATFLNLSDPTTCQQCQSEEWAPPSSVQCLKRSVLLLTWDDPLAIALLFFLASCLLMTSSSAVILLLNLNTPVAKSAGGRTCLLMLAALTAAAMSSLCHFGQPSPLACILKQPLFMFSFTVCLACITVRSLQVVCIFKFASKLPPVYDKWAKKSGPEITIFLVSATLLVISVFRVALNPPKPSQDLNFYHDSIVLECSNTLSPGSAIELGYVALLSILCFSFSYMGKDLPANYNEAKSITFSLMVYMISWMSFFTLYLISRGPFTIAAYVFAILFSVLAFFWGYFLPKIYIIVLKPEMNTTAHFQNCIQMYTMSQK; from the exons ATGGACGTGTTTGGTGCCGTGGTCTTGTCCTTGGGCTGGCTGACGCTGCAGTTGGCTAATGGGGAACTGGACTACATCTCTCAGGGTCAGGGGTTGCAGCTGCAGGGCGACTTCGTCCTCGCTGGACTCTTTCCTCTCCACTACGATGTTGAATCAACTAGTAGTTTGCCTGCTTTGGTTAATTGCAATCG AGGTAAAGCCAACCAACATGGATATCACCTGATGCAAGCCATGAGATTTGCTGTGGAAGAGATCAACAACAGCACCGGGCCACAGTCTCTTTTACCAGGAGTGAAGCTGGGCTATCAGATTTACGACGGCTGCTCGAAGTCTGCTGCTGTCCTGGCCGCAGTGGACTTGCTGGAGCAATGGGGCCCCTTAACATCTgggacacagagagacaaagattCAAACTTCACTGACAACGGTCAGAGAGGATTGGCTTTGATTGGGCcggacagcagcagcaaaacGCTCACACCTGCTGTTTTACTGGGGTCCTATCTTATACCACAA aTCTCTTATGAATCATCGAATGAAAAGCTGAGCAACAAGTTCGTCTATCCATCCTTTTTTCGCACGATTCCCAGCGACAAGAACCAGGTGGCAGCCATCATCCAGCTTCTGGTTCATTTCAACTGGACCTGGGTTGCCGTATTAAGCAGTGACAATGACTATGGCCTGGATGGAATGCAAAGCTTAACCACGCAGGCACCAGACTCCGGCATCTGCATCGCCTACCAAGGAATCATCCCAGCTTACTCAGATGACAATAAACAGAACATGAGGATCATCGTGCAGAATTTGCTGAAGACCAAAGTAAACACTATTGTGGTTTTCTCCAGCAAGGAAAAATTCAGTAATCTAGTCCCATTCGTAATTGAGGAGAAGATGACAGATAAGGTATGGATCGGGTCAGAGGACTGGTCAGCGTCTTCTCTTATATCAAGCATACCTGGGGTCCAAAGCATCGGCACTGTGCTTGGAGTGTCCATCAAATATTCAAACATATCTGGCTTTCAGGAGTTTGAGGCGAAGGTGTTGGAGGATGCAATGGATCAGGACGTCTCTAGGGCTAACACAAACTCGGGCAATTACTGTTTACAGAGCACAGACGTGTACAACCTCGCCAGGATGGGATTTCCTCTGGAAAAACATGATGTCACCTCCTCTGCCAACGTTTATAAGGCGACGTATGCTCTAGCTCATGCCCTGCACCAGGCACTCGGCTGTGACTCAGGAGAGtgccagaggaggagggtgtATCCGTGGGAG ctccTCTCGTGGCTCAAGCAGGTGCAATTCACTTTTCAAAACACCTCTGTCTATTTCGATGCGAACGGTGACCCGCCCACTGGATATGACATCGTTTGCTGGATTTGGAGGGGGCCGAACTGGTCTGTCAGAGAGGTGGGCTCCTTCAGCCCGAATCCCACTTCGCTCACGATTAATGCCGATCTAATCGagtggcacaacacaggagagTCAAGTCAA GTGCCACAGTCCATCTGCTCTCCGCCTTGCCCAAGTGGACACAGGAAGCTGCTGACAGGCCAACACACTTGCTGCTTCGACTGCCTGCCCTGTCCTGCTGCTACGTTTCTTAATCTGAGCG ATCCCACTACATGCCAGCAGTGTCAGTCAGAGGAGTGGGCTCCCCCGAGCAGCGTTCAGTGTCTGAAAAGGTCCGTCCTGCTGCTCACCTGGGACGACCCCCTCGCCATCGCCCTGCTCTTCTTTCTGGCCAGCTGTCTTCTCATGACCTCCAGCTCTGCAGTAATCCTCCTGCTCAACCTGAACACGCCAGTGGCCAAGTCCGCCGGTGGCCGCACCTGCCTCCTGATGCTGGCAGCTCTGACTGCCGCTGCCATGAGCTCTTTGTGCCATTTTGGCCAGCCGTCGCCTCTGGCCTGCATCCTCAAGCAGCCACTATTCATGTTTAGCTTCACTGTGTGCCTGGCCTGCATCACTGTGCGCTCCCTCCAGGTCgtctgcatttttaaatttgcGTCCAAGCTGCCGCCTGTATATGACAAGTGGGCCAAGAAAAGTGGGCCAGAGATCACCATTTTCCTTGTGTCTGCCACCCTCTTGGTTATATCTGTGTTCCGTGTGGCCCTCAACCCTCCCAAGCCCAGCCAGGATCTCAACTTCTACCACGACAGCATTGTGCTGGAGTGCAGTAACACCCTCTCACCTGGTTCAGCTATTGAGCTTGGTTATGTAGCATTGCTCAGCAtcctctgcttctctttcaGCTACATGGGCAAAGACCTGCCAGCCAACTACAACGAGGCCAAGAGTATCACCTTCAGCCTCATGGTGTACATGATCTCCTGGATGAGCTTCTTCACTCTCTACCTCATCAGCAGGGGCCCCTTCACCATAGCTGCATACGTGTTTGCCATACTCTTCAGCGTCCTGGCCTTCTTCTGGGGCTACTTCCTGCCCAAAATTTATATCATTGTCTTGAAGCCAGAAATGAACACAACTGCCCATTTCCAGAATTGCATTCAGATGTATACCATGAGCCAGAAATGA
- the LOC115584318 gene encoding taste receptor type 1 member 1-like yields the protein MDVFGAVVLSLGWLTLHLANGELDYISQGQGLQLQGDFVLAGLFPLHYEPKSTSSLPALVNCNRGKANQHGYHLMQAMRFAVEEINNSTGPQSLLPGVKLGYQIYDGCSKSAAVLAAVDLLEHWGPLTSGTQRDKDSNFTDSSQRGLALIGPDSSSKTLTPAVLLGSYLIPQISYESSNEKLSNKFVYPSFFRTIPSDKNQVAAMIQLLVHFNWTWVAVLSSDNAYGLDGMQSLTTQAPDSGICIAYQGIIPAYSDDNKQNMRNIVQNLLKTKVNTIVVFSNKVEFSNLVPFVIEEKMTDKVWIGSEDWSASSLISSIPGVQSIGTVLGVSIKYSNISGFQEFEAKVLEDAMDQDVSNVNTNSGNDCLQSTDVYNLARMGFPLEKYDVTSSANVYKATYALAHALHQALGCDSGECQRRRVYPWELLSWLKQVQFTFQNTSVYFDANGDPPTGYDIVCWIWRGPNWSVREVGSFSPNPISLMINVDLIEWHNTGESSQVPQSICSPPCPSGHRKLLTGQHTCCFDCLPCPAATFLNLSDPTTCQQCQSEEWAPPSSVQCLKRSVLLLAWDDPLAIALLFFLASCLLMTSSSAVILLLNLNTPVAKSAGGRTCLLMLAALTAAAMSSLCHFGQPSPLACILKQPLFMFSFTVCLACITVRSLQVVCIFKFASKLPPAYDKWAKKSGPEITIFLVSATLLVISVFRVALNPPKPSQDLNFYHDSIVLECSNTLSPGSAIELGYVALLSILCFSFSYMGKDLPANYNEAKSITFSLMVYMISWMSFFTLYLISRGPFTIAAYVFAILFSVLAFFWGYFLPKIYIIVLKPEMNTTAHFQNCIQMYTMSQK from the exons ATGGACGTGTTTGGTGCCGTGGTCTTGTCCTTGGGCTGGCTGACGCTGCATTTGGCTAATGGGGAACTGGACTACATCTCTCAGGGTCAGGGGTTGCAACTGCAGGGCGACTTCGTCCTCGCTGGACTCTTTCCTCTCCATTACGAACCGAAATCAACTAGTAGTTTGCCTGCTTTGGTTAATTGCAATCG AGGTAAAGCCAACCAACACGGATATCACCTGATGCAAGCCATGAGATTTGCTGTGGAAGAGATCAACAACAGCACCGGGCCACAGTCTCTTTTACCAGGAGTGAAGCTGGGCTATCAGATTTACGACGGCTGCTCGAAATCTGCTGCTGTCCTGGCCGCAGTGGACTTGCTGGAGCACTGGGGCCCCTTAACATCTgggacacagagagacaaagattCAAACTTCACTGACAGCAGTCAGAGAGGATTGGCTTTGATTGGGCcggacagcagcagcaaaacGCTCACACCCGCTGTTCTACTGGGGTCCTATCTTATACCACAA ATCTCTTATGAATCATCGAATGAAAAGCTGAGCAACAAGTTCGTCTATCCATCCTTTTTTCGCACGATTCCCAGCGACAAGAACCAGGTGGCAGCCATGATCCAGCTTCTGGTTCATTTCAACTGGACCTGGGTTGCCGTATTAAGCAGTGACAATGCCTATGGCCTGGATGGAATGCAAAGCCTCACCACGCAGGCACCAGACTCCGGCATCTGCATCGCCTACCAAGGAATCATCCCAGCTTACTCAGATGACAATAAACAGAACATGAGGAACATCGTGCAGAATTTGCTGAAGACCAAAGTAAACACCATTGTGGTCTTCTCCAACAAGGTAGAATTCAGTAATCTAGTCCCATTCGTCATTGAGGAGAAGATGACAGATAAGGTATGGATCGGGTCAGAGGACTGGTCAGCGTCTTCTCTTATATCAAGCATACCTGGGGTCCAAAGCATCGGCACTGTGCTTGGAGTGTCCATCAAATATTCAAACATATCTGGCTTTCAGGAGTTTGAGGCGAAGGTGTTGGAGGATGCAATGGATCAGGATGTCTCTAATGTTAACACAAACTCAGGCAATGACTGTTTACAGAGCACAGACGTGTACAACCTCGCCAGGATGGGATTTCCTCTGGAGAAATACGACGTCACCTCCTCTGCCAACGTTTATAAGGCGACGTATGCTCTAGCTCATGCCCTGCACCAGGCACTCGGCTGTGACTCGGGAGAGtgccagaggaggagggtgtATCCGTGGGAG ctccTCTCGTGGCTCAAGCAGGTGCAATTCACTTTTCAAAACACCTCTGTCTATTTCGATGCGAACGGTGACCCGCCCACCGGATATGACATCGTTTGCTGGATTTGGAGGGGGCCGAACTGGTCTGTCAGAGAGGTGGGCTCCTTCAGCCCGAATCCCATTTCGCTCATGATTAATGTCGATCTAATCGagtggcacaacacaggagagTCAAGTCAA GTGCCACAGTCCATCTGCTCTCCGCCTTGCCCAAGTGGACACAGGAAGCTGCTGACAGGCCAACACACTTGCTGCTTCGACTGCCTGCCCTGTCCTGCTGCTACGTTTCTTAATCTGAGCG ATCCCACTACATGCCAGCAGTGTCAGTCAGAGGAGTGGGCTCCCCCGAGCAGCGTTCAGTGTCTGAAAAGGTCCGTCCTGCTGCTCGCCTGGGACGACCCCCTCGCCATCGCCCTGCTCTTCTTTCTGGCCAGCTGTCTTCTCATGACCTCCAGCTCTGCAGTAATCCTCCTGCTCAACCTGAACACGCCGGTGGCCAAGTCCGCCGGAGGCCGCACCTGCCTCCTGATGCTGGCAGCCCTGACTGCCGCTGCCATGAGCTCTTTGTGCCATTTTGGCCAGCCGTCGCCTCTGGCCTGCATCCTCAAGCAGCCACTATTCATGTTTAGCTTCACAGTGTGCCTGGCCTGCATCACTGTGCGCTCCCTCCAGGTCgtctgcatttttaaatttgcGTCCAAGCTGCCCCCAGCCTATGACAAGTGGGCCAAGAAAAGTGGGCCAGAGATCACCATTTTCCTTGTGTCTGCCACCCTCTTGGTTATATCTGTGTTCCGTGTGGCCCTCAACCCTCCCAAGCCCAGCCAGGATCTCAACTTCTACCACGACAGCATTGTGCTGGAGTGCAGTAACACCCTCTCACCTGGTTCAGCTATTGAGCTCGGTTATGTAGCACTGCTCAGCAtcctctgcttctctttcaGCTACATGGGCAAAGACCTACCAGCCAACTACAACGAGGCCAAGAGTATCACCTTCAGCCTCATGGTGTACATGATCTCCTGGATGAGCTTCTTCACTCTCTACCTCATCAGCAGGGGCCCCTTCACCATAGCTGCATACGTGTTTGCCATACTCTTCAGCGTCCTGGCCTTCTTCTGGGGCTACTTCCTGCCCAAAATTTATATCATTGTCTTGAAGCCGGAAATGAACACAACTGCCCATTTCCAGAATTGCATTCAGATGTATACCATGAGCCAGAAATGA